CTCCTCGGGACGGGCGACACGACGGGGACGCCGACGCCCGGCTGTGACTGTGAGACCTGCGAGCGCGCCCGCGAGCGAGGCGTCGAGCGCTCGCGGTTCTCGGTTCACGTCCGCAACGAGCGCACCGGCGAGTCGCTGCTCGTCGACACCAGCCCCGACTTCCGCCACCAGTTCCTCACGTCCGACGCAGCGCTACCCGACGCCGCGGTGATCACGCACGTTCACTTCGACCACCTCGACGGTCTGGGCCACGCCTACCGACTCCTCGACCACCTGCCGGTCCACGCCGCCGACGAGCGCGACCCCGAGACCGGCGAGAGCGTCGCCGGGACGGTCCGCCGACGCTACGACTACCTCGATCAGGTCGAGGTGGTCGCCGAGACTCCCTTCCAGTCGTTCGAGACCTGTGGGTTCGAGGTGACGCTGGTCCCCGTCGACCACCCGCCGCTCGTCTGCTACGGCCTCGCGATCGAGGACCCCGAGACCGGCGCGAAACTCTCTCTCTCCGGTGATTCGACCTACGGCATCGGCGAGGAGTCACGCGCGACCCTCGCCGACCCGGACCTGTTGCTGGCCGACGGCATCGTCACCGCGGATCTGTGTGAACACCACCCCGCGGGCGGGAACCACTTCGACGCCGACGGCGTCGCCCGCACGTTCGGCACGAAGCACATGACCGTCGAGGGCGCGGTGGCACTGGGCGAGGACCTCGACGCCGAGGAGACCCGAGTGGTCCACGTCTCTCACTTCCTCCACGCCGACCGAGCGTTCGAGGCGCCGCTGGCCGTCGACGGCGAGCGCTACGAACTCTGAACGGCTCCCAGAGGGACCTGAGCGACCGCGACGGACGGCCCCGGAAACTCCATACCGTTCGCGCTCGAACCACGGCCCATGAGCAGTCAGGAGGGGACGGACGAGACGGCCGAACCGCTGGCCACGCGGGTCGTGCTCTCCTTCCCGGCGGACGTCGGGAAGCACGGGCGGGGCCGGATCCGATCGGACTACTACCGGAAGTATCTCACCAAGGTCCGCGACAGCGCCGCCGAGGGCGACGAGTGGGACGAGTTCACCGACGTGGGCTGCTGTGGCAGCCAGATGGACGTTCCCCTCGTCGTCGAGCGCGTCGAAGGCGGGTCGCGGGTCGATCTCGACACGGAGATCGAATACACCGAACGGGAGGCCTGCGGGATCAACCAGGGCTGGTCGGTCCAGCACGACGAACCCGAGGCGCTGGAGGACTGATCGCCGTCGGTGAGCGACCGGTTGTGTCGCGGTATCACGGCCCACGAGAGTCCGAATCGCTGATATAGCTCGATAGCGGAGTGGGTGGTGTGTCACAGCAGGTCGGCGAGGTCGGGACGCTGTTCCTCCACGAGTACGGCGACGACGTGCGGGTCGCCGTCGTCAAGGACGGAGAGCGGCGTCTCCACGCGATACTGGAACTCAAGGAGACCGACGCCGGGCCGCGACCGGCGCGACTCCGCCTGAAGCAGGGCGCCAGCGAGGAGCCCCGCCCGCCCGACCTGTTCGTCGAACTCGCCCGCTCGGCCTCGCGCATCCGCATCTCCGAGCAGACCTCGAAGGCGACTCGCCGGCGCCTACAGGAACTGCTCGACGCCTACCAGCTCGAAGCCAAAGCCGTCCGCACCTGCCGCTACTGCGCCAGCGAGGGGCAGTACTCGCCGGTCACCTCCGAGACGGCCATCGAGGCCGACGGCGAGTACATCTGCCCCGACTGCGCGAAGGCCGAACTCGACCGCGAACTCGCCTACAAAGGCGAGATCACCGCCGGCGCCCGCGACCGGCTCTACGACCTGCTCACCGAGGTTCAGGACCTCGAACGCGTCTCGAACCTCCTGAAAGGCGATCTGGACCCCGATCTGACGAAGTTCGACGAGATCTCGGCGACCGTCGACGAGGTCGACCCCGTCCCGGTCGACTCGCTGGATCTCCACCCCGGTATTCAGGACCACCTCGAAGGGCGCTTCGACACGCTCCTGCCGGTCCAGAGTCTCGCCGTCGAGAACGGCGCGACCGAGGGCCAGGACCAACTGGTCGTGTCCGCGACGGCGACGGGGAAGACGCTCATCGGCGAGATGGCCGGCCTCGACCGCGTCCTGAACGGCAAGGGCAAGATGCTCTTTCTCGTGCCGCTGGTCGCGCTCGCCAACCAGAAACACGAGTCCTTCGAGGAGCGCTACGGCGACATGGTCGACGTCTCTCTCAGAGTCGGCGCCAGCCGCATCAACGACGGCGGCGGCCGCTTCGACCCCGGCGCCGACGTGATCGTCGGGACCTACGAGGGCATCGACCACGCGCTGCGGACCGGCAAGGACCTGGGCAACATCGGGACGGTCGTCATCGACGAGGTCCACACCCTCGGCGAGGACGAGCGCGGCCACCGCCTCGACGGCCTGATCTCGCGGCTGAAGTACTACTGCGGCGAGCGCTCGGACAACCGGAGCACGGACGGCACGCAGTGGATCTACCTCTCGGCGACCGTCGGCAACCCCGGCGACCTGGCCGAGCAGCTGCGCGCCCAGCTCATCGAGTTCGAGGAGCGCCCGGTCCCGATCGAACGCCACGTTACCTTCGCGGACGGCCGCGAGAAGATGCAGATAGAGAACAAGCTCGTCCGCAGGGCCTTCGACACGAAATCGTCGAAGGGGTATCGCGGCCAGACCATCATCTTCACTAACTCCCGGCGGCGCTGTCACGAGATCTCCCGCAAGCTGGAGTACGACTCGGCGCCCTACCACGCCGGGCTGGACCACCGCCGCCGGAAGAAGGTCGAGCGGATGTTCGCCGACCAGGATCTGGCCGCGGTCGTGACGACCGCCGCACTCGCCGCGGGGGTCGACTTCCCCGCCTCGCAGGTCGTCTTCGACTCGCTGGCGATGGGCATCGAGTGGCTCACCGTCCAGGAGTTCCACCAGATGCTCGGCCGCGCGGGGCGGCCGGACTACCACGACAAGGGCACCGTCTACGTCCTCGTCGAGCCCGACGGCAATTACCACAGCAGCCAGGAGATGAGCGAGGACGAGGTGGCGTTCAAGCTGCTGAAAGGCGAGATGGACCCTGTCATCACCCGCTACGACGAGGGCGCGGCCGTCGAGGAGACGCTCGCCAACGTCACCGTCGGGGGCAAGGCGGCCAAGCGGCTCAACGACCGGATGATCGGCGAGGTGCCGACAACACACGCCGTCGGCAAGCTGCTGGAGTACGAGTTCATCGACGGCCTCTCGCCGACGCCGATGGGCCGGGCGGTCACCTCCCACTTCCTCTCGCCCGACGACGCGTTCCTGCTGCTCGACGGTATCCGCAAGGGGTCGGATCCCTACGACATCGTCGGGACGATGGAGCTGCGCGACGACGAGCGGTAGGCGATCGGGATCAGATCGCGTCCACATCGTCGAGGTAGTCGCGGAGCTCGTGGAGAAACGCCCTGTAGCGACCGAGATCCTGAAGCGCCTCGTACACGATGTCTTGATCGAGCACGTCGCCGTATTCGTGGGCGAGCACGTTTCGAAACATCGCCGCCTGACCCATCTTCGAAGCGGTTTCCGCGGAGAGTACGTCGACGGTCGCGAGTCGCTCCATCACGGCGGCGTTCGAATCCGGAGCCCGACCGTCGATGTCGCGGAGGAGCATCCGCCCGATGTCGACACACGCCTGGCTCGCCTTCTCGAAACGGCGTTCGACCACGTCTCTGGTCACGGTATCCGACCGATAGGCATCACGGGTGATGGACTGGCGGGCTGCGAGAATTTCGAGACACTCTTCGACGAACTCTGCCTTCTCGACCATCGTCTCGACGCGGTCAGGACCGTGCGGGTCCGACATCGGTCACCCCGCGCGCTCGACGTGTCGGTCCACCCGTTCGAGCGTCTCGTCGAGCCGGTCGCGGAGCGACTGGTTCGGTTCGCGCCGTTCCGCGGCGGCTTCGAACTCGTCTCGGAGTGCGTCCGCGCGCTCTGGCGACCCGGACAGGAGAACGCCGTGCGAGAACGCCGCACGACCGACCCGCGGATCGAGGTCGTCGACGAGCGAGAGGTCGATATCGTTGCGGTCGAGTGCCACGGAGAGGTCGGCGAGCAGCGACAGGAGCGGTTCGCCGGGGTCATCGACGGCTCCCTCGAAATCGACGGCGATATCGACATCGCTGCTAGCGTCCGCGACGCCGGTGACCTGTGAGCCGAACAGAACCGCCAGACGGATCGGATACTGGTCGAGCACCGTCCGGATCCGATCGGTGTCGATAGAAACCGCGGTCTCCCGCTCCGATAGATCGGTGGGCGCCTCCCGCTCGCTCATCGTGCGTCCGAGTTGGCGGACGAGCGACAAACCTGTTGCGGTGGCCGCGACCGATCCCGGCGTCTCACGAGCTACCGCCCGACCACGCCTTCCTGCTGCTCGACGGCATCCGAAAGGGCGACGACTCCTACGACATCGTCGGGACGATGGAACTGCGCGACGACGAGTGAGTCCACTTCGTTCTCTTGAAGCTACAAGAAATACGTAGACTGACCGGCGACCCCAGATATGTCGATAGAAGTCGAGGGGTACGAGTTACTTTTCCTTTATTATCTATTGATGAGTGCACTCGTTGCTTGGTACACGAGAGACTACCACTCCAATGGGACGTTAATCTACGTTCTATTAACCATCGGGGCGCTTTCGCTCATCTATCTCAGACAGAAGGGCCCGGAGTCGGTCCAACGGTTGATCCGCCTCTCGGACGACGAGTGAGTCTTCGCTCGCCGTTCTCGTCCGATGGCGTTCTCCGTGGATTCGAGACGTTCGTCGACGAATGTGGTCTTCTCGACCACTGTCTCGACGCGTTCGCGACAGCGAGTAGTGCCGATCGCGGTAGGGCGACCGTACCTCGTGGTAGCTCGCCGCACGCGAGCGCCCAAGACTTATATCGGTCGATAGCCTGGAACAGGCAATGACTGCCGGAACCGGGCCCGATCCGGCCCGAACTATCACCCTCGACGCACACGTCCACACGGACGCGTCCTACGACTGTGCGACCCCGCCCGAACGCGTCGTCGAGGCGGCGCTCTCGGCCGGCCTCGACGCGGTCGCGGTCACCGACCACGACGCCGTCGTCGGCGCGCCACGGGCGGTCGCCGCCGCCGAGGGAACGGACCTGCTCGTCGTGCCGGGCGTGGAGGTCTCGACGGCCGACGGCCACCTGCTCGCGCTGGGGGTCGAGTGGGCGCCCGAACCGGGGCGCCCGTTCGCCGAGACGGTGACCGCGGTCCGCGAGGCCGGCGGCGTGTCCGTCGTCCCGCATCCCTTCCAGATCAGCCGCCACGGCGTCCGCCGGGCGGTCCTGGCCGGCTGCGAGGTCGACGGTATCGAGACGCGAAACGCCGTCGCGGTGACGGGGTACCAGAACCGACGGGCCAGACAGTTCGCGACCGCCGAGGGACACCCGGCGATCGGCGGCAGCGACGCACACCGGCCGGACCTGATCGGACGGGCGTTCACGAGCGTCACGCTCCCCGCCGGGGTCGACTGGACGACGATGACGGTCGCGGACGTGCTGGCGGGGATCCGTGCGGGCCGGGCGACCGCGCAGGGGACCGTCACGACGCCGGTCGAGTTCGGGAAGACCTACGCCTGGCACGCTCGCGAGACGGCGGCGACGGCGCTCGACTCGGCGGGGACCGCCGCGTCGAACGGCCGGACGGCGGCGGGCGCCCACCCCGCGCTCGGCGCCGGTGCGGTGCTCGGCTCCGCGCTGTTGCTCGGCTCGCGAGGCGGCCGCGTCGGCCGCGTTCCCCGCCGTATCGCCGGCCGGATCCGCTAGCACACCGAGTATCCGGTCGCTCGCGCCCCAGAGGCGATGAGTGGCCTTTTTCCCGTATCACCGCAACACTGCGGACGTGCCATTCGGGATCACCGCCGGCGCCGCCTTCGTCTTCCTCGTCATCCTCGCCGCGCTGATCCTCTTCGCCACCGAACCGGTCCCCGTCGACATCACCGCCATCGGCGTCCTCGTCGCCCTGCTGCTGGTCGAACCGCTGTCGGCGACCGCCGCCGACCTGGGCCTGCTTGCCGACCCGCTGGTCGTGTTGAGCGACCCCGCCGAGGGGCTCTCGGCCACCGAGAACGGCCTCTCCGGGTTCGCGAGTTCGGCGACGCTGACGGTCCTCGCCATGTTCGTCCTCTCGGAGGGCGTCCAGCGCACCGGGGTCGTCCAGATCCTCGGGTCGAAGATCGCCGCCGTCACCCGCGATAGCGAATCGCGCCAGCTGAGCGCCATCATCGGCGTCGTCAGCCCCATCTCCGGGTTCATCAACAACACCGCCGCCGTCGCCATCCTCCTGCCGATGGTCACCGACCTGGCTCACGAGGGCAAGACTTCCCCGTCGAAGCTACTCATTCCCCTCTCCTACGCCTCGATGTTCGGCGGCATGTTGACGCTGATCGGCACCTCGACGAACATCCTCGCCTCGGAGCTGTCGGGGCGGCTGATCGGCCGCACGTTCACGATGTTCGAGTTCACGCAGCTGGGCGTAATCGTCTCGATCGTCGGCGCGGCGTATCTACTGACGGTCGGTCGCTGGCTGACGCCCGCGCGCATCCCCGTCGCCGAGGACCTGACCGAGGAGTTCGAGATGGGCGAGTACCTCACCGAAGTGGTCGTCCGCGAGGACTCGCCGATGGTCGGCGAGACCGTCCGCGACGCGCTCGCCGACACCGACTTCGACGTGGATCTCGTCCAGTTGATCCGGGGCGAACGGGCGTTCACCGAACCGCTGGACCCGAAGGTGATCCAGGCAGGCGACGTGTTCGCGGTGCGGACCGACCGCGACACGCTCGTCGACCTCTCGGACGCCGAAGGACTGGATCTCCTCCCCGAGGTCGAGGTGGACGAGACCGAACTCGAACAGCCCAGCGAGCGCGAGAACCTCGTCGAAGTGGTGATCGCACCCGGGTCGAACCTCGTCGGCGAGTCGCTCGCCTCGGCGAACTTCCGCCAGCGCTACGACGCCACCGTCCTCGCGCTGCGGCGCGGTCAGGAGCTGTTCCGCCAGCGCATGGACGACGTGCGCCTGCGCGTCGGCGACACCCTCCTGATCCAGGGACCGCCCGATAGCATCGAGCGACTCAACGCCAACCGCGACTTCATCGTCGCCCAGGAGATCGACCGCCCCGACTACCGCCGCTCGAAGATCCCCGTCGCCGTCGGCGTCGTCGGCGCCGTCGTCGGCGTCGCCGCCCTCGGCGTCCTTCCCATCGTCGTCGCCGCGCTGACCGGTGCCCTGCTGATGGTTCTCAGCGGCTGTCTCAAGCCGACCGAGGTCTACGACGCCGTCCAGTGGGACGTGATATTCCTGCTCGCCGGCGTCATCCCGCTGGGCATCGCTCTGGAGAACACCGGCGGCGCCGACCTGATCGCCGACCTGGTCGTCCAGTCGTCGACCCTGCTCCCGCCGCTGGGCGTGCTCGCGTTGATGTACCTCGTTACCGCCCTGCTCACCAACATCATCAGCAACAACGCTAGCGTCGTCCTCATGATCCCCGTCGCCGTCGAGGCCGCCCGCCAGCTCGGCGTGAACACCTTCTCTTTTATCCTCGCCGTCACCTTCGCCGCCTCGACCGCGTTCATGACCCCCGTCGGCTACCAGACCAACCTCTTCGTCTACGGCCCCGGCGGCTACCGCTTCTCCGATTACCTCAAAGTCGGGACGCCCCTCCAGTTGATCTTCGCCGCCGTCACGACGCTCGGTATCTACGCGTTCTGGGGGCTGTGAGGTGAATCTGAGAACGACTACCGCGGCAGGTACGCAACGAAACGCTTTCGTCGGCTGCTCCGTAAGTGAGAGTCACGGGACCGTGGGGTAGCGGTATCCTTCCAGCCTTGGGTGCTGGTAACCCCGGTTCGAATCCGGGCGGTCCCACTCCTCTCGCGTTCGATCTCACGGATATAGGATGGCGCGTATCGACCCAAGCAAGAGAGGTCACAGAGCGTAGATCTACTGATAACACACCAACCATTAACTCGCTATCCCCTCTATTTGACACCGTGGCGAGCGACGACTACGTGCGGCGCACCGCAATCACACGTCTGTCAGTGTCGTCTGAGCAAGCCGAACGGCTTGAAGACACGATTGACGAGTATCGAACGGGCGCGAACATCGCCACGAAAATCGGCTGGAATTGCCGAGAAACTGAAAGCCGAAAACTCCAGTCGCTCGCATACGACGATATCCGCGATCAAACTGATCTCGGGAGTCAGCACGCCATACTTGCCTGCTTCCAGGCCGCAGAGGCCCTCAGAGGTGTTGCCGAACGAAAGCGACAAGACCGCCCTTACTCGAGACCCGATTTCACTGCACCGACAGTGAAGTACGATGCCAAGACGATGACTCTGTTCGAGAATGACACAGTCTCACTCGCCACTACGGGCAGCCGTGTTAGGTGTGAGCTGGTACTGCCCGATGAGGAGGACGGATATCAGCACCAGTATCTCGACAGCGATGAATGGGAAGTGACTGAGTCTACACTTACTGCGCGTGACGACGCCTATTTTCTACATCTCGGGTTCCGAAAGCCGAAACCAGATACCGAGGGGTCTCCCGCTGAGGACAGGACAGTCCTCGGGGTTGATCTCGGTATCGAAAACCTCGCCGTCACCAGCACCGCCCACTTCGAGTCGGGTCAAGAGTTGTTACACGATCATCGTGAGTTCGAGCGCATACGCGGCAATCTTCAGCAAACAGGCACCGAATCTGCACATCGGACGCTTCTCCAGCGAGGAGATCGCGAGGAAGGTTACAACCGAGATTACATTCACGGCGTATCTAACCAATTGCTCGCGGAAGCCGTTGGTCACGGTTGTACCCATATCGTCTTCGAGAATTTGACGCACATTGGAGACTCGATGCCGAGCAGGCGAAAGTTCCACCAGTGGGCGCATGCGAAACTCGTACAGTACGTTGAGTACAAAGCCGATGAACTCGATATCGAAGTCGGCTACGTGGATCCGAGGAACACTTCGAAGCGGTGCTGTGAATGCGGACACATCAGCGATGAGAACCGCACGGATCGCGACAGTTTCGAGTGCGAGAAATGTGGAGCAACGGCAAACGCGGATTACAATGCGGCGAAAAACGTCGGTTGGCGGTTTGTCCGTCGGGGGCTACAGAACTCACGGCGGACGGGCGACAGTCAACTCGCCCTCAAGTCGGGGACAGTGAAACCGAATCGAGGATTCGTCTCGTACTCTGAACAAGAGGCCGAGGTAACGTCCACCGACAAGTTCCACCCACCGAGAAGCAAGCGGGCGTCAGCCCCGAGCGAGTAGGGTGGGGCTGTTGATATCTGGGCGATCTCCATTCATTAACGAGGTATGGAAGACCGCCGAAAGAACTGAAATTTTACACCCTGTCGTTACGCGAGTAGCCGCAGTCGATGCGGTCGGACGGAGTACGGGACCGGAAAGTGTCACTCCCCCCGATGTTGAGGGACACGATTGACGGGAAAACACACGCTATCTACGAGTGGCCGAGTGGCGCTCGGCCGTGGGGCGACAGCGAGGGCGACCGTACCCCTGGTCTCTCTCTCTTCGGGATCGGCAGGCGGTCCGCGCTCCTAACTGGTTTGGCCGTGTGCATTTTACGTGCGAGAGCGTCCAGATATGTATGAGCTCCGCACGCGGCGACCGGCCCGACGCTGGGATGGAGGTGACCGGGGAGTGGGTCCGGGCGGTCGCCGCCGGCGTGGAGAAGTTCTCGGCCGACTCGCGGGAGTCGGCGCTGATCGTGCTCGAAGAGGCCGACCTCGCCGGGGCCGAACCCGGCGAGTGGTACTCGCTCGCGGGCTACGTCGACGCCGTGGCGGCGATCCACGACCTCGTCGGCGACCAGGCCGTCCACGCGCTCGGCCAGCGGATCGCGCGGGCGGTGCCGTTCCCGGACGGCATCGAGAGCGTCCCCGACGGCCTGGCAGCGCTCGATGGCGTGTGTCGCGCGGGCCACCGCGGGGGCGACCCGGGCGGCTACGCGTTCCGGCAGATCGGTGACGACGACGGGCGCGTCGAGTGCCGGACGCCCTACCCCTGCGCGTTCGACCGCGGTATCGTCGAGGGCGCGGCCGTCGCCCACGCCGACGGCTTCGTCTGTGTCTCCGAGGTCGGCGCCTGCCGGACCGACGGCGCCGACCGGTGCACCTACGAGGTCAGCTGGTAAGCGACGGGAGTTCCCGACCGCCCGGGCTCGCTACCCCCACCCTCTCGTTTCCCGGTCGAACCGCGGGACTGCGACGGCGCCGCCGACCGCGCCGTTCACTTTCGCCGTGGTTTGCGAACCTTCTTACCCGAGGGCGGGCTAAGCTGGTCTCACCCAATGGCGCGCGCCGAGAACACCGAACTGATAGACTCCTTCGAGGAACTCTATCGGGACTACTACCGCAACGAGATCGGCGAGCTCGCCCAGAAGTACCCGACCGAGCAGAAGTCGCTGTATCTCGACTGGGGGGACATCTATCGGTTCGACCCCGATCTGGCCGACGACGTGCGCTCGCATCCGGAGGAGCTGCGCGACTACGCCGAGGAAGCGCTCCGCCTCTACGACCTGCCCGTCGACGTGAAGCTCGGACAGGCCCACGTCCGGATCCGGAACCTCCCCGACGCCACCGACATCCGCGAGATTCGCGCCGACCACCGTGGGCAGCTCATCGCCGTCCAGGGCGTCGTCCGCAAGGCTACCGACGTCAAACCCAAGATCACCCAGGCCGCCTTCGAGTGCCAGCGCTGTGGCACCCTCACCCGCATCCCCCAGGAGTCTGGCGACTTCCAGGAGCCCCACGAGTGCCAGGGCTGCGAGCGACAGGGGCCGTTCCGCGTCAACTTCGACCAGTCGGAGTTCGTCGACGCCCAGAAGATCCGTGTTCAGGAGTCACCCGAGGGGCTGCGCGGCGGCGAGACGCCCCAGAGTATCGACGTAAACATCGAGGACGACATCACCGGCGAGGTGACTGCCGGCGACCACGTCCGCGTCAGCGGCGTCCTCAAGCTCGACCAGCAGGGCAACGACCAGGACCAGTCGCCCATGTTCGACACGTACATGGAGGGGTTCTCCGTCGAGATCGAGGACGAGCAGTTCGAGGAGATGGACATCACCGAGGAGGACAAACAAGAGATCGTCGAGCTGTCCGGCCGCGAGAACATCTACGACGAGATGGTCGGCGCCATCGCCCCCTCGATCTACGGCTACGAACGCGAGAAGCTCTCGATGATCCTCCAGCTGTTCTCGGGCGTGACGAAACACCTCCCCGACGAATCCCGGATCCGGGGCGACCTGCATATGCTCCTGATCGGGGATCCCGGAACTGGCAAATCCCAGATGTTATCATATATCAAAAATATTGCCCCAAGATCAGTCTATACATCAGGAAAAGGAAGTTCCAGTGCGGGGCTCACGGCGGCGGCTGTCAGAGACGACTTCGGCGACGGACAGCAGTGGACTTTAGAGGCTGGTGCGCTTGTTTTGGCCGATCAAGGAATCGCTGCGGTCGACGAACTAGATAAGATGGCAGCCGACGATAGGTCGGCAATGCATCAAGCACTTGAACAACAGGAGATTAGTGTAAGTAAAGCAGGTATTAATGCGACACTTAAATCTCGTTGCTCGTTGCTCGGCGCGGCCAACCCGAAGTACGGCCGCTTCGACCAGTACGAGCCCATCAGCGAGCAGATCGACCTAGAGCCGGCGCTCATCTCGCGGTTCGACCTGATCTTCACGGTCACCGACCAGCCCGACGAGGAGAAAGACCGGAACCTCGCGGACCACATCCTGCGGACCAACTACGCGGGGGAGCTACACACCCACCGCGTCGAGTCGAACAAGTCGAACTTCAGCGACGACGAGGTCGAGAACGTCACCGACGAGGTGGCGCCGACGATCGAGCCCGAGCTGTTGCGCAAGTACATCGCCTACGCCAAGCGCACCTGCTTCCCGACGATGACCGAGGAGGCCCGCGCGGAGATCGAGAACTTCTACGTGGACCTGCGGACGAAAGGGACCGACGAGGACGCGGCGGTGCCCGTGACGGCCCGCAAACTGGAGGCGATCGTGCGGCTCGCCGAGGCCTCCGCGCGGGTGCGCCTGTCGGACACCGTCACGCAGGGCGACGCCGAGCGGGTCATCGAGATCGTCCGCTCGTGTATGGAGGACGTGGGCGTCGACCCGGAGACGGGCGAACTCGACGCGGACATGATCGAGGCCGGCACCTCCAAGAGCCAGCGCGACCGCATCAAGAATATCAAAGGGCTGATCGACGACCTCGAAGACGAGTACGACGAGGGCGCGCCGGTCGACGTGGTCGTCGACCGCGCCGAGGAGATCGGCATGGACGAGACGAAGGCGGAACACGAGATCGAGAAGCTCAAACAGAAAGGCGAGGTGTACGAGCCCCAGACGGACTACCTCCGGACCACGTGACCATGGACCGCATCTCCGCACTCCGCAACGTCGAGGACGCGCTCCGCCGGTTCGAGGACGGCGAGGTGGACCTCTCGGAGTTGGAGCGCGACGTGCGGGGGACGCTGCGGACGTACGCGACCGAATTCGACGGTGACCTGGCGGCCTACCGGGCCGAGCGCACCGACGCGGCGAAGAGTGGACGCGGCAACGCGGCCGTCGACGGGACGGTCGTGCTGGCGGGGTCGAAACAGGGCGCTCGCGAGCGGGTTCGCGAACTGGTCGACCGTCCGGGTCCGTTCGCTGTCGAGCGGTTCGAGCGGGACTAGCGGCCGAGACCGCCACGATCGACCCGGACGTGCCGGAACGGAAGGACTTTGAGCGCGTCACGACTACCTCGGGTGAACGGATACTGGGATGACCGACCTCCATTCAGAACTGGCCGACGCCAGAAACGTCCTGTTGTGTGCGCCGTCGATGAGCGGCGGCGAGGCCGAGGCCTGTACGGACCTGCTGATCCCGTCGGACCCGGCGGGCGCGACCGCGCTGTGGGTGACCTTCCGCGGGGACGCGACCGACTGTGTCGACCAGTGGGTCGCCGAGACCGACGAGCGACCGGCCGAGGCGGCGGTCGTCGTCGTCGGCGAATCCCCGGGGAGCCGGCCCGACGGCGTCACCGTCGAACACGTCTCCTCGCCGAGTGACTTGACCGGACTGGGGATCACTATCGGCGAGTTACTCTCGGAGTGGGAGACGCCCCCGGTCGTCTGTTTCGACTCGCTGACGGCGATGCTCCAGTACGTCGACGTCGAGACGGCCTACGAGTTCCTCCACGCGATCACCGGCCAGCTGTACGCCGCCGACGCGCGGGCGCACTTCCACATCGATCCGACCGCCCACGACCGCACGACCGTCGACAGTATCACCTCGCTGTTCGACGCCGTCGTCGAATTCGGCGACGACGGTCTCGAAACCCGCAAACGACACCTCCTCCAGTAGGCGTCTGACACTCGTTCGTGATGTTCGTGCGATACATTTATGTCGGCTGGAGATACAATCGCCGCTCGTGTTGCTGGTGGTGACCTATTCGACGGCGGCGCGGGGGACGCTCCGGAATATCTGTCGGACTCACGAGGGGGTCGTCGTCCGGCGGTTCGGCCGGGTAGCGCTGCTGGTCGAGACGGAGTTCGCTGCGTTCCAGGCGCTGCGGCTCCGCGAGAAACACGGGGGGGACGTGCAGGTCGAGCGAACGCGGCCGTTCAACGAGTACGAAGCGGTCGACGACTCGATCAGAGAGGCCGCCGCGGCCTACGAGGCTCGCGAACGACCGGCGCTGCCCTACGCGACGTTCGCCGGCGAGCGCGACTACCCCGACCCCGAACGGATGCGCGACGCCGAGTTATGACCGAGCGGGACCGAATCGCGCTGGATCTCGCC
This DNA window, taken from Halosimplex litoreum, encodes the following:
- a CDS encoding DUF7855 family protein, whose protein sequence is MLLVVTYSTAARGTLRNICRTHEGVVVRRFGRVALLVETEFAAFQALRLREKHGGDVQVERTRPFNEYEAVDDSIREAAAAYEARERPALPYATFAGERDYPDPERMRDAEL